A region from the Serinibacter arcticus genome encodes:
- a CDS encoding response regulator transcription factor — MRVLLCDDHPVYRDGLRTLLQELGLDVVAEAASGEEAVHRAAELAPDVVVMDLSMPGIGGVEATRRIVAARPETRVLALTMIEEDATMLAALRAGASGYLLKGATGAEISAALDAVGRGAVTIAPEVATGLRSGLHRPDPFPQLTPREHDVLRLMSRGRTNELIAQTLHLSVKTVRNVVSSIFLKLGVSTRAQAVATARDAGVDGH; from the coding sequence GTGAGGGTGCTCCTGTGCGACGACCACCCCGTCTACCGCGACGGCCTGCGGACACTCCTGCAGGAGCTCGGCCTCGACGTGGTCGCCGAGGCCGCGAGCGGTGAGGAGGCGGTGCACCGGGCAGCCGAGCTCGCTCCTGACGTCGTCGTGATGGACCTCTCGATGCCAGGCATCGGCGGGGTGGAGGCGACGCGGCGGATCGTCGCGGCCCGCCCCGAGACCCGCGTGCTCGCGCTGACGATGATCGAGGAGGACGCCACGATGCTGGCGGCGCTGCGCGCCGGTGCGAGCGGCTACCTGCTCAAGGGCGCCACGGGCGCGGAGATCAGCGCAGCGCTCGACGCGGTGGGGCGCGGCGCCGTGACGATCGCTCCCGAGGTCGCGACGGGCCTGCGGTCGGGGCTGCACCGACCCGACCCCTTCCCCCAGCTCACCCCGCGCGAGCACGACGTCCTGCGTCTCATGAGCCGGGGTCGGACCAACGAGCTCATCGCGCAGACCCTCCACCTGTCGGTCAAGACCGTGCGGAACGTCGTCTCCAGCATCTTCCTCAAGCTGGGCGTCTCGACCCGGGCGCAGGCGGTCGCGACCGCGCGGGACGCCGGGGTCGACGGGCACTGA
- a CDS encoding bifunctional [glutamine synthetase] adenylyltransferase/[glutamine synthetase]-adenylyl-L-tyrosine phosphorylase, whose amino-acid sequence MRAALLRSVGADPDADVPVSAIADVADATDAMRRCYRQQLLRIAASDLTRPDPLSSLPGVAATLADLAAAALEAALAIARSEVPDHHRVRLAVLGMGKTGGRELNYISDVDVVFVAEVAEVAEPVDGADAADDDTLDPADLEQRAMRIGARLASGMARACSSTSREPALWEVDAALRPEGKQGPLVRTLASHVAYYKRWAKTWEFQALLKARPVAGDLALGEAYVEALSPMVWTAVQREHFVEDAQAMRRRVEAHVPRKDADRQLKLGAGGLRDVEFTVQLLQLVHGRLAPEIRHRNTLGGLAALAQEGFVGRADAARLAVCYRFLRLMEHRIQLYRMRRSHLVPTDDRDLDRLGRSMLITPDAEADVTTELLVRWRHTRRDVRRLHEELFYRPLLPATAQLSAEDAALAPEAAGARLAALGYRAPDAALRHIAALTEGVSRRAAIQRQLLPVMLGWFTEGPDPDAGLLAFRALSEEIGSSHWYLKLLRDSGVAAQNLARVLSSSQYVSASLRRSPESVQWLAEDGDLAPRSPELLEAEMEAALRRLEGDVTAGATRVRYLRRRELARTAVGDVLTNLEADTTPGISYAADAALRGALRIATMQVCQARGLEAAPTTQLIVAMGRLGGHELGYSSDADVMFVHDPLPGVDASDAQSFALAVAQQVGSLLGQTGPEPALEVDATLRPEGRSGPLTRTFAAYTEYYGRWSAIWERQALLRARPVAGDDGLAERFLALIDPVRYAGGGLDDTNLRELRRIKARVENERLPRGVPATRHLKLGRGGISDVEWTVQYLQLLHAHEVPGLRTPRTLDALAAAAGAELISAEDADTLRQAWRTAVRARDAIVLATGRTNGAKIDVLPLDRRELAGVAQLLGYGPAAGTEFEEDYLRSARRARVVVERVFFGE is encoded by the coding sequence GTGCGCGCCGCGCTGCTGCGCTCGGTCGGGGCCGATCCCGACGCCGACGTGCCGGTCTCGGCGATCGCCGACGTCGCGGACGCGACCGACGCCATGCGCCGCTGCTACCGCCAGCAGCTCCTGCGGATCGCCGCGTCGGACCTCACCCGTCCCGACCCGCTCTCCTCGCTGCCCGGCGTCGCCGCGACGCTCGCCGACCTGGCGGCGGCCGCGCTCGAGGCCGCCCTGGCGATCGCCCGCTCGGAGGTGCCCGACCACCACCGCGTCCGGCTCGCGGTGCTCGGGATGGGCAAGACCGGTGGCCGCGAGCTCAACTACATCTCCGACGTCGACGTCGTGTTCGTCGCCGAGGTCGCTGAGGTCGCCGAGCCGGTCGACGGCGCCGACGCAGCCGACGACGACACCCTCGACCCCGCCGACCTTGAGCAGCGGGCCATGCGCATCGGCGCCCGGCTCGCCTCCGGGATGGCCCGCGCGTGCTCGTCCACGAGCCGCGAGCCGGCCCTGTGGGAGGTCGACGCGGCGCTGCGTCCCGAGGGCAAGCAGGGCCCGCTGGTGCGGACGCTCGCCAGCCACGTGGCGTACTACAAGCGCTGGGCCAAGACCTGGGAGTTCCAGGCGCTCCTCAAGGCGCGGCCGGTGGCCGGGGACCTCGCCCTGGGCGAGGCCTACGTCGAGGCGCTCAGCCCGATGGTGTGGACCGCCGTCCAGCGCGAGCACTTCGTGGAGGACGCCCAGGCGATGCGGCGCCGCGTCGAGGCCCACGTGCCGCGCAAGGACGCCGACCGTCAGCTCAAGCTCGGGGCCGGCGGCCTGCGCGACGTCGAGTTCACCGTCCAGCTGCTGCAGCTCGTGCACGGCCGGCTCGCCCCCGAGATCCGGCACCGCAACACCCTCGGCGGCCTCGCGGCGCTGGCCCAGGAGGGCTTCGTCGGTCGCGCCGACGCCGCGCGCCTCGCCGTCTGCTACCGCTTCCTGCGGCTGATGGAGCACCGCATCCAGCTCTACCGGATGCGGCGCTCCCACCTCGTCCCGACGGACGACCGCGACCTCGACCGTCTCGGCCGCTCGATGCTGATCACGCCCGACGCCGAGGCCGACGTCACCACCGAGCTGCTGGTGCGGTGGCGTCACACGCGCCGCGACGTGCGTCGCCTGCACGAGGAGCTGTTCTACCGTCCACTCCTTCCGGCGACGGCGCAGCTGTCGGCCGAGGACGCCGCGCTCGCACCCGAGGCGGCCGGCGCACGCCTGGCGGCGCTCGGCTACCGAGCCCCCGACGCCGCGCTGCGTCACATCGCGGCGCTCACCGAGGGCGTCTCGCGCCGCGCCGCGATCCAGCGCCAGCTGCTCCCGGTCATGCTCGGCTGGTTCACCGAGGGGCCGGATCCCGACGCCGGTCTGCTCGCCTTCCGGGCGCTGTCGGAGGAGATCGGCTCCTCGCACTGGTACCTCAAGCTGCTGCGCGACTCCGGCGTCGCGGCCCAGAACCTCGCCCGCGTGCTCTCCTCCTCGCAGTACGTCTCCGCGAGCCTGCGTCGCTCACCCGAGTCCGTGCAGTGGCTCGCCGAGGACGGCGACCTCGCGCCCCGCTCGCCCGAGCTGCTCGAGGCGGAGATGGAGGCGGCCCTGCGCCGCCTCGAGGGCGATGTGACCGCCGGCGCGACCCGGGTGCGGTACCTGCGCCGCCGCGAGCTCGCCCGCACCGCCGTCGGCGACGTCCTGACCAACCTCGAGGCGGACACGACGCCGGGGATCTCCTACGCCGCCGACGCCGCGCTGCGCGGTGCGCTCCGCATCGCCACCATGCAGGTCTGCCAGGCCCGCGGGCTCGAGGCGGCGCCGACGACCCAGCTGATCGTGGCGATGGGACGTCTCGGCGGGCACGAGCTGGGCTACTCCTCCGACGCCGACGTGATGTTCGTCCACGACCCCCTGCCCGGCGTCGACGCGAGCGACGCGCAGTCGTTCGCGCTCGCCGTCGCGCAGCAGGTGGGGTCCCTGCTCGGCCAGACGGGGCCGGAACCGGCGTTGGAGGTCGACGCGACGCTCCGCCCCGAGGGCCGCAGCGGCCCGCTGACGCGCACGTTCGCCGCCTACACCGAGTACTACGGCCGGTGGTCGGCCATCTGGGAGCGTCAGGCGCTCCTGCGCGCCCGTCCGGTGGCGGGCGACGACGGCCTCGCCGAGCGCTTCCTCGCGCTCATCGACCCCGTCCGCTACGCCGGGGGCGGTCTCGACGACACCAACCTGCGGGAGCTGCGTCGCATCAAGGCGCGCGTGGAGAACGAGCGGCTCCCGCGCGGGGTGCCCGCCACCCGCCACCTCAAGCTCGGTCGGGGCGGGATCTCCGACGTCGAGTGGACGGTGCAGTACCTGCAGCTGCTCCACGCGCACGAGGTGCCGGGTCTGCGGACGCCGCGCACGCTCGACGCGCTCGCGGCGGCGGCCGGGGCCGAGCTGATCTCGGCGGAGGACGCCGACACCCTGCGGCAGGCGTGGCGCACGGCGGTGCGCGCACGCGACGCGATCGTGCTCGCCACGGGGCGGACGAACGGCGCGAAGATCGACGTGCTGCCCCTGGATCGGCGCGAGCTCGCGGGCGTCGCCCAGCTGCTCGGTTACGGTCCGGCGGCGGGCACGGAGTTCGAGGAGGACTACCTCCGGTCGGCCCGCCGGGCGCGGGTCGTGGTCGAGCGGGTGTTCTTCGGCGAGTAG
- a CDS encoding glutamine synthetase family protein — translation MDKQQEYVLRAIEERDIRFIRLWFTDVLGLLKSVAIAPAELESAFAEGIGFDGSAIEGLSRVSEADMLARPDPATFQVLPWRGDQRGTARMFCDILTPDGQPAAADSRNVLKRALAKASDLGFAYYTHPEVEFYLFHTPESASGPLVPVDEAGYFDHVARGTGHDFRRAAISLLESMGISVEYSHHEAGPGQNEIDLRYADALSTADNIMTFRTVVKEVALDQGIMASFMPKPLSGQPGSGMHTHLSLFEGDTNAFYDPSGRYALSSTGRKFIAGLLRHSAEITAVTNQFVNSYKRLWGGGEAPSYICWGHNNRSALVRVPMYKPGKSQSARVEYRGLDSAANPYLSYALLLAAGLKGIEEDYELPDEAEDNVWDLSDSERRALGIAPLPNNLQDALELMERSELVAETLGESVFEFFLRNKRREWSEYRAQVTPYEVSKFLRAL, via the coding sequence ATGGACAAGCAGCAGGAGTACGTGCTCCGAGCGATCGAGGAGCGCGACATCCGCTTCATCCGTCTGTGGTTCACGGACGTGCTCGGCCTGCTGAAGTCGGTGGCCATCGCCCCGGCGGAGCTGGAGAGCGCGTTCGCCGAGGGCATCGGGTTCGACGGCAGCGCCATCGAGGGCCTCTCCCGCGTGTCCGAGGCCGACATGCTCGCGCGCCCCGACCCCGCGACCTTCCAGGTCCTGCCGTGGCGCGGCGACCAGCGCGGCACCGCGCGCATGTTCTGCGACATCCTCACGCCCGACGGTCAGCCCGCCGCCGCCGACTCCCGCAACGTGCTCAAGCGCGCGCTGGCCAAGGCCTCCGACCTCGGCTTCGCCTACTACACGCACCCCGAGGTGGAGTTCTACCTCTTCCACACCCCGGAGAGCGCCAGCGGCCCGCTGGTCCCTGTCGACGAGGCGGGCTACTTCGACCACGTCGCCCGCGGCACCGGCCACGACTTCCGTCGCGCGGCGATCAGCCTGCTGGAGTCCATGGGCATCTCGGTGGAGTACTCCCACCACGAGGCCGGCCCCGGCCAGAACGAGATCGACCTGCGCTACGCGGACGCCCTCTCGACGGCCGACAACATCATGACGTTCCGCACCGTCGTGAAGGAGGTCGCCCTTGACCAGGGCATCATGGCGTCCTTCATGCCCAAGCCGCTCTCGGGACAGCCCGGTTCCGGCATGCACACGCACCTGTCGCTGTTCGAGGGCGACACGAACGCGTTCTACGACCCGTCGGGGCGCTACGCGCTGAGCTCGACCGGCCGCAAGTTCATCGCCGGCCTGCTGCGCCACTCGGCGGAGATCACCGCCGTCACGAACCAGTTCGTCAACTCCTACAAGCGGCTCTGGGGCGGCGGCGAGGCCCCGAGCTACATCTGCTGGGGCCACAACAACCGCTCCGCGCTCGTCCGCGTGCCGATGTACAAGCCGGGCAAGAGCCAGTCGGCCCGGGTGGAGTACCGCGGGCTCGACTCGGCCGCGAACCCGTACCTCTCCTACGCGCTTCTCCTGGCCGCCGGCCTCAAGGGCATCGAGGAGGACTACGAGCTCCCCGACGAGGCCGAGGACAACGTGTGGGACCTCAGCGACTCCGAGCGCCGCGCGCTCGGCATCGCCCCGCTCCCGAACAACCTCCAGGACGCCCTCGAGCTGATGGAGCGCTCCGAGCTCGTCGCCGAGACGCTCGGGGAGTCGGTGTTCGAGTTCTTCCTGCGCAACAAGCGTCGCGAGTGGAGCGAGTACCGCGCCCAGGTCACGCCGTACGAGGTCTCCAAGTTCCTGCGAGCCCTCTGA
- the panB gene encoding 3-methyl-2-oxobutanoate hydroxymethyltransferase has translation MSSTPGVHGSASSSPATPAAPTAPPRRVRVQHLREAKDAGRRLTMLTAYDAPTARIFDEAGVDMLLVGDSIGDNMLGHDSTIPVTMDELVPAVRAVSRASRRALVVADLPFGSYEASPQQAHAAAVRMLKEGGANAVKIEGGRRIAAHVELLSGAGIPVVGHLGLTPQAENMLGGKRVQGRGADAADALLADAVALAEAGAVAIVLEMIPEQLAQRVTDRLAIPTIGIGAGNACDGQVLVWLDMAGMGDWSPRFAKQFGAVGAALSQATSDYVDAVRSGTFPGPEHTFTS, from the coding sequence ATGAGCAGCACTCCGGGCGTCCACGGTTCAGCCTCCTCCTCCCCCGCCACCCCCGCGGCCCCGACGGCGCCGCCCAGGCGCGTGCGCGTCCAGCACCTGCGGGAGGCGAAGGACGCCGGTCGACGGCTGACGATGCTCACCGCCTACGACGCCCCGACCGCCCGGATCTTCGACGAGGCCGGCGTCGACATGCTGCTGGTCGGTGACTCGATCGGCGACAACATGCTCGGCCACGACTCCACGATCCCCGTGACGATGGACGAGCTCGTCCCGGCCGTCCGAGCCGTCTCCCGCGCCTCCCGCCGCGCCCTCGTGGTCGCGGACCTCCCGTTCGGGTCCTACGAGGCCTCGCCGCAGCAGGCGCACGCCGCCGCGGTGCGGATGCTCAAGGAGGGTGGCGCGAACGCCGTGAAGATCGAGGGCGGGCGTCGGATCGCCGCGCACGTCGAGCTCCTCTCGGGCGCGGGGATCCCCGTCGTCGGACACCTCGGCCTGACGCCGCAGGCGGAGAACATGCTCGGCGGCAAGCGGGTCCAGGGCCGTGGGGCCGACGCGGCCGACGCCCTGCTGGCCGACGCCGTCGCGCTGGCCGAGGCGGGCGCCGTCGCCATCGTGCTGGAGATGATTCCCGAGCAGCTCGCGCAGCGCGTCACCGACCGGCTCGCGATCCCGACCATCGGGATCGGCGCGGGGAACGCGTGCGACGGCCAGGTGCTCGTGTGGCTCGACATGGCTGGCATGGGCGACTGGTCGCCGCGGTTCGCCAAGCAGTTCGGCGCCGTCGGGGCGGCGCTCTCGCAGGCGACGAGCGACTACGTCGACGCCGTCCGCAGCGGCACCTTCCCCGGCCCGGAGCACACCTTCACGTCCTAG
- the ppgK gene encoding polyphosphate--glucose phosphotransferase, whose product MAKKHELAFGIDVGGSGIKGAPVDLTTGEFAADRVRIPTPDPSTPAAVGAVLGELVASFSLPDDTPVGLTFPAIVKRGVAHSAANVDPSWIGTDIAAVAREATGRRAVVANDADAAGFAEVAYGAAKHKEGLVMVITLGTGIGSAMIHDGVLIPNAELGHLEIDGFDAESRASNGVREREGWTFEEWAPKLQRYFSHVEFLFSPDLFVVGGGVSKKHAQFLPLLDLKTPIVPAKLRNAAGIVGAAALAARIAV is encoded by the coding sequence ATGGCGAAGAAGCACGAGCTGGCGTTCGGGATCGACGTCGGGGGCTCCGGCATCAAGGGCGCGCCCGTCGACCTGACGACCGGCGAGTTCGCCGCCGATCGCGTGCGGATCCCCACGCCCGACCCGTCCACCCCGGCCGCCGTCGGCGCCGTTCTGGGCGAGCTCGTCGCGTCCTTCTCCCTCCCGGACGACACCCCGGTCGGCCTGACCTTCCCCGCCATCGTGAAGCGCGGCGTCGCCCACTCGGCGGCGAACGTCGATCCGTCGTGGATCGGCACCGACATCGCCGCCGTCGCCCGCGAGGCCACGGGGCGACGCGCCGTCGTCGCGAACGACGCCGATGCCGCCGGCTTCGCGGAGGTCGCCTACGGCGCCGCGAAGCACAAGGAGGGCCTCGTCATGGTCATCACGCTGGGGACCGGCATCGGCTCCGCGATGATCCACGACGGCGTGCTCATCCCCAACGCCGAGCTCGGCCACCTCGAGATCGACGGCTTCGACGCCGAGAGCCGCGCCTCCAACGGCGTACGCGAGCGCGAGGGCTGGACGTTCGAGGAGTGGGCGCCCAAGCTCCAGCGCTACTTCTCCCACGTGGAGTTCCTCTTCTCCCCCGATCTGTTCGTCGTCGGCGGCGGCGTGAGCAAGAAGCACGCGCAGTTCCTGCCGCTGCTCGACCTGAAGACCCCGATCGTGCCCGCCAAGCTCCGCAACGCCGCCGGGATCGTCGGCGCCGCCGCGCTCGCCGCGCGCATCGCCGTCTGA
- a CDS encoding AAA family ATPase, giving the protein MPRILITGMSGAGKTTLLAGLARRGHLTVETDVDGWVLPDGRWDEPRVTALLDAEPDVVVSGTVENQGAFYGRFDAVVLLSAPLDVLLHRVATRTDNPYGRTTADRAEIAGYVETVEPLLRRGATLELDGREDPESLVDAVERLLVPGPGSGQA; this is encoded by the coding sequence GTGCCCCGGATCCTGATCACCGGGATGTCCGGTGCCGGCAAGACGACGCTGCTCGCGGGTCTCGCCCGGCGCGGTCACCTCACGGTCGAGACCGACGTCGACGGCTGGGTGCTGCCCGACGGGCGGTGGGACGAGCCGCGGGTGACCGCGCTGCTGGACGCCGAACCCGACGTCGTCGTGTCCGGCACCGTGGAGAACCAGGGCGCGTTCTACGGCCGGTTCGACGCCGTCGTGCTGCTGTCCGCGCCGCTGGACGTCCTGCTCCACCGCGTCGCCACCCGGACCGACAATCCGTACGGACGAACGACCGCCGACCGCGCGGAGATCGCCGGCTACGTCGAGACGGTGGAGCCGTTGCTGCGCCGCGGCGCGACGCTCGAGCTGGACGGGCGCGAGGATCCGGAGAGCCTGGTCGACGCCGTGGAGCGGTTGCTGGTGCCGGGGCCCGGGTCGGGGCAGGCCTGA
- a CDS encoding OsmC family protein, translating into MASHSYATTLSWSGSTGTGYRAYSRDHEVSAAPAEQTLGLSADPAFRGSASLLNPEQLVVAAASSCQLLSFLAVAARAGLDVVDYTDDATAVMDLAADPPRLTTIDLHPVVTVVGDREETLRLLAEAHEQCYIANSLRTPVTLHPRVVVREAATPS; encoded by the coding sequence ATGGCCTCGCACTCCTACGCCACCACGCTGTCCTGGAGCGGTTCCACCGGGACCGGCTACCGCGCCTACTCCCGCGACCACGAGGTGAGCGCCGCGCCTGCTGAGCAGACGCTCGGCCTCTCGGCCGATCCGGCCTTCCGCGGGAGCGCCTCGTTGCTCAATCCCGAGCAGCTGGTCGTCGCGGCCGCCAGCTCGTGCCAGCTCCTGTCATTCCTGGCGGTGGCCGCCCGGGCCGGCCTCGACGTCGTCGACTACACCGACGACGCGACCGCCGTCATGGACCTCGCCGCCGATCCGCCGCGGCTGACCACGATCGACCTGCACCCGGTCGTCACCGTCGTCGGCGATCGTGAGGAGACCCTGCGCCTGCTGGCCGAGGCCCATGAGCAGTGCTACATCGCGAACTCGCTCCGCACGCCCGTCACCCTCCACCCGCGGGTGGTCGTCCGGGAGGCGGCGACGCCGTCGTGA
- a CDS encoding ASCH domain-containing protein — MIPLAIANAIRDGAVTTAYRRWDVPRVKVGGTQLTASGIVRFDAVEEITDVDALTDDDARAAGVRDAVELRRRLAPPDRESATPVRRSPRGGKGGDRVYRVTLSWVGVDPRLELREKPARGAALVTLKADVAALDAGRQSGPWTRQILVWIRDNPGVISTELADLLGRELLPMKADIRRLKALGLTISLRVGYELSPRGRGYLRALERDDAASDQGVLPAP, encoded by the coding sequence ATGATCCCCCTGGCGATCGCGAACGCGATCCGCGACGGTGCGGTGACCACCGCCTACCGGCGCTGGGACGTCCCCCGCGTGAAGGTGGGTGGCACCCAGCTGACGGCGTCCGGCATCGTGCGCTTCGACGCCGTCGAGGAGATCACCGACGTCGATGCGCTCACCGACGACGACGCCCGTGCGGCCGGGGTGCGCGACGCCGTCGAGCTCCGCCGACGCCTCGCTCCCCCGGACCGCGAGTCCGCGACGCCCGTGCGCCGCAGCCCGCGCGGCGGGAAGGGTGGCGACCGGGTCTACCGCGTCACGCTGAGCTGGGTCGGCGTCGACCCGCGTCTCGAGCTGCGCGAGAAGCCCGCGCGCGGAGCGGCGCTGGTAACGCTCAAGGCCGACGTCGCCGCGCTCGACGCCGGTCGGCAGTCGGGACCGTGGACGCGCCAGATCCTGGTGTGGATCCGCGACAACCCGGGCGTGATCAGCACCGAGCTCGCCGACCTCCTCGGGCGCGAGCTCCTGCCGATGAAGGCGGACATCCGGCGCCTCAAGGCACTCGGACTCACGATCAGCCTCCGCGTCGGCTACGAGCTCTCGCCCCGCGGTCGCGGGTACCTGCGCGCGCTCGAGCGCGACGACGCCGCCTCCGACCAGGGGGTACTTCCCGCCCCTTGA
- a CDS encoding YaaA family protein: MLLVLPPSRGQTPGPDGAAPLDLSSLSLPSLTDRRRELTTALAGTEHDPAGAPTARACDVLTGVLYAAADLPKLLARPGATADRMRACVLIASPLLGMVGPTDPVPASRLAMGMTPGVGGLGPFWRPAIEEALEPRAEGELVVDVRSSEFAPLWRPPTSASWVTVRVEQEVDGERRVVSHFAKHLRGVLVRHLLSRRGAEPTDARSLQRAARSLVRTGEILGAELTPSTSPTRPDVLTLVSP; this comes from the coding sequence GTGCTCCTCGTCCTTCCCCCGTCCCGCGGCCAGACCCCCGGCCCCGACGGCGCAGCTCCCCTCGACCTCTCGTCCCTCAGTCTTCCGTCGCTCACCGATCGGCGACGTGAGCTGACGACGGCGCTCGCGGGTACCGAGCACGATCCGGCCGGCGCTCCGACGGCGCGTGCGTGCGACGTGCTCACCGGCGTCCTCTACGCGGCGGCCGACCTCCCCAAGCTGCTCGCTCGTCCCGGGGCCACGGCCGACCGCATGCGCGCGTGCGTGCTGATCGCGTCGCCGCTGCTCGGCATGGTGGGTCCGACCGACCCCGTCCCCGCCAGTCGGCTCGCGATGGGGATGACGCCCGGCGTCGGCGGCCTCGGGCCGTTCTGGCGGCCGGCGATCGAGGAGGCTCTCGAGCCGCGCGCCGAGGGCGAGCTCGTCGTCGACGTGCGCTCGAGCGAGTTCGCCCCGCTGTGGCGACCGCCGACGTCGGCGTCCTGGGTCACCGTGCGCGTGGAGCAGGAGGTCGACGGCGAGCGGCGCGTCGTGAGTCACTTCGCCAAGCACCTGCGGGGCGTCCTGGTGCGGCACCTGCTGTCCCGCCGTGGCGCGGAGCCGACGGACGCCCGCTCGCTGCAGCGAGCCGCCCGCAGCCTCGTGAGGACCGGCGAGATCCTTGGCGCCGAGCTCACGCCGTCGACGTCACCGACCCGCCCGGACGTGCTCACCCTCGTCTCGCCGTAG
- a CDS encoding zinc ribbon domain-containing protein — protein sequence MSTAPAVDQRRLLDVQALDTQLAKLAHARRSHPSLATLTELAGRAEDLRRSAVLAESVVKDHRRAVAKAEADVEQVRERSTRDRGRLDAGAFNAKDSVAVIAELESLARRQSVLEDVEIELMEQLETAEGELDALRQQMAAIESDVATATAERDAAFADLDAQLADVTQRRAVAADGIDESLLALYQKVRTLNSGLAVLSIRGTRTEPLHLDLSLSEVAAIKAAAKDAVIRSEEDGYILVRLED from the coding sequence GTGAGTACCGCCCCCGCCGTCGACCAGCGCCGTCTCCTGGACGTGCAGGCCCTGGACACCCAGCTGGCCAAGCTCGCCCACGCGCGTCGCAGCCACCCGAGCCTCGCGACGCTCACCGAGCTCGCCGGCCGCGCCGAGGACCTGCGCCGCTCCGCCGTGCTGGCCGAGTCCGTGGTGAAGGACCACCGCCGCGCGGTCGCGAAGGCCGAGGCCGACGTCGAGCAGGTGCGCGAGCGTTCCACGAGGGACCGGGGTCGGCTCGACGCCGGCGCGTTCAACGCGAAGGACTCCGTCGCCGTGATCGCCGAGCTCGAGTCGCTCGCCCGCCGGCAGAGCGTGCTCGAGGACGTCGAGATCGAGCTCATGGAGCAGCTCGAGACCGCCGAGGGCGAGCTCGACGCGCTGCGTCAGCAGATGGCGGCGATCGAGTCCGACGTCGCCACGGCCACCGCCGAGCGCGACGCCGCGTTCGCCGATCTCGACGCCCAGCTGGCCGACGTCACGCAGCGGCGTGCCGTGGCCGCCGACGGCATCGACGAGTCCCTGCTCGCGCTGTACCAGAAGGTGCGCACGCTCAACAGCGGGCTGGCGGTGCTGTCGATCCGCGGCACCCGTACCGAGCCGCTGCACCTGGACCTCAGCCTGTCGGAGGTCGCCGCGATCAAGGCTGCCGCCAAGGACGCCGTGATCCGCTCGGAGGAGGACGGCTACATCCTCGTCCGCCTCGAGGACTGA
- a CDS encoding Nif3-like dinuclear metal center hexameric protein → MAGEADTVGALLADLKRRYPPSTAQDWDAVGLVVGDPTRPVRRVLCAVEATEATAAEAVELAADLLVVHHPLLLRGVTSIAETTAKGRILTGLVRGGVALYAAHTNADDAPGGVSESLAEAVGLVDLEPLVPSSHPDSLAGSGTGRVGRLPVPTTLEAFARHVASVLPATAQGIRIAGAREGVVERIAVCGGSGDSYLEAARASGADVYLTADLRHHPATDFRAAADRPFLLDAAHWASEWVWLPNLADQLRRDAAARGTTVEVHVSTERTDAWTDVAHATRGVNP, encoded by the coding sequence GTGGCCGGCGAGGCTGACACCGTCGGCGCGCTGCTCGCCGACCTCAAGCGCCGCTACCCGCCGTCGACGGCCCAGGACTGGGACGCCGTCGGGCTGGTCGTCGGTGACCCGACCCGGCCCGTCCGCCGGGTCCTGTGCGCCGTCGAGGCCACCGAGGCGACGGCGGCCGAGGCCGTCGAGCTCGCGGCCGACCTCCTCGTGGTGCACCACCCGCTGCTGCTGCGAGGCGTGACCTCGATCGCCGAGACCACCGCCAAGGGCCGCATCCTCACCGGGCTGGTCCGCGGCGGCGTCGCCCTCTACGCGGCGCACACCAACGCGGACGACGCACCAGGCGGGGTCTCCGAGTCGCTCGCGGAGGCGGTGGGGCTGGTCGACCTCGAACCGCTGGTGCCGTCGTCGCACCCCGACTCGCTCGCGGGCTCCGGGACGGGCCGCGTGGGTCGCCTCCCGGTGCCGACGACGCTCGAGGCGTTCGCGCGCCACGTCGCCTCGGTGCTTCCGGCCACCGCGCAGGGGATCCGGATCGCCGGCGCTCGCGAGGGCGTCGTCGAGCGCATCGCGGTGTGCGGGGGGAGTGGGGACAGCTACCTCGAGGCCGCTCGCGCCTCGGGCGCCGACGTCTACCTCACCGCCGACCTGCGCCACCACCCCGCCACCGACTTCCGCGCCGCCGCCGACCGGCCCTTCCTGCTGGACGCCGCCCACTGGGCGAGCGAGTGGGTCTGGCTGCCGAACCTCGCCGACCAGCTGCGCCGGGACGCCGCAGCCCGGGGCACTACGGTGGAGGTCCACGTCTCCACCGAGCGCACCGACGCCTGGACCGACGTCGCCCACGCCACCCGAGGAGTGAACCCGTGA
- a CDS encoding metal-sulfur cluster assembly factor: MTDTVPSVPNVADVEEALRDVIDPELGINVVDLGLIYGVVVEPDGSAVIDMTLTSAACPLTDVIEDQANQAVEGLLTGISINWVWMPPWGPDKITDSGREQLRAIGFNV, encoded by the coding sequence ATGACCGACACCGTGCCCTCCGTCCCGAACGTTGCCGACGTCGAGGAGGCGCTCCGTGACGTCATCGATCCCGAGCTCGGCATCAACGTCGTCGACCTCGGCCTGATCTACGGCGTCGTGGTCGAGCCCGACGGCTCCGCCGTCATCGACATGACCCTGACCTCCGCCGCCTGCCCGCTGACCGACGTCATCGAGGACCAGGCCAACCAGGCCGTCGAGGGCCTCCTGACCGGCATCAGCATCAACTGGGTGTGGATGCCGCCGTGGGGCCCTGACAAGATCACCGACTCCGGGCGCGAGCAGCTGCGCGCCATCGGCTTCAACGTCTGA